The genome window AAATGAGTAAATAAGGTGTCTGGAGTTCGTTAGAAAATCTTGATACTCAAAATACTGCGTATAGGGTGTCTCAGATTCGTTACAAAACAGCTATAGCGTTTAGAGTGTGCCCAATTCATTAAAGGTGGGACTCTGTCAAAAATCAGACACTCACGTTACGGATTTTTCGGTGAATTGTTTTGCCAAACGGGCAGGAGAAAGATTCTGTGCACATGCGTGGTGAAATATAGCGGTGTAATATAAGTAGATGTACATGCTTAATTAATCAAAGGAGCTGTCCCGTCAAATTCATGACTTATGGGACAGCTCCTTGATTGTAAAGGATGTGTCATCCTAATCCTGAAGAGGGTACAACGTAGGTGTGCCACACCAATCTACAAGATTTAAAAGGATGCGTTATGGTCGCCAGAACATTCACAGTTCCGCGTTCTTATTTATTCTGCGCTCTCCGCAAGTGTGGCAATACGCTGAGCCGGATCATTGGTGTACTCTCCACCGTGATAACAGAGAACTTTATCAAGTTTAAGGTCTGTCAGTTTCTTCAAGCTTCGGAGTGCTTCAGGCATGTCCGGTGTCGCAGGTGGCGCAGGGCCAACGAGTTCATCATCAACCACACGAAGTTCATCGGCAGCAAGCAGGAACTGCTGCTCTCCGAAATACAAGCAGATATGACCTGGGGTATGTCCAGGTGTATGAATGACTTGTGTGCCTCCTTGAAGCTGTAACAGGTCTCCGTCTGTCAGAATTCTGCTGATGTTCACTTCGGGCAGCTGCAAGAGCAATTGGTCTGCCAGTGCCAGAACGGGCGCAGGCAACAGAGCACGACGTTCAGGAGTGAACTTGATCAAAGGTTTCTCACCAGTTAGATATGGAATCTCATCGGCATGTGCCCAGATTTCCAGATCGGGGATAGCATCCAGAAGAGCGCCCAGATTACCGATATGATCGATGTCCTGATGTGTAATAATCACACGTTTGACGTCCGAGAGTTGTACGCCCTCTTGTTCCAATGCGGATTGAAGTTCAGCAAATTGGCCAATCATGCCCGTATCCACCAAGGTCACGCCATCTTCATCACGAAGCATGACGGGAAATATGGGACTGTTCCCGGAAGGTGTGGGAATCTGAAGATGTAGCACAGTAATTGAAGTTGTTGAATGGCTCATGGTAATCCGGACAGTAGTCCGGTACACCTCCTTTTCTTTTTTAGCGATAATTGTTGTTATTCAGGGCGATTATATTTTAAGTGTTTTCTATATTTTTTGACCGTATGGAGCAGTGATTCGAACGTTTCTTCTTCATTACTGCCATCCTTAACGATGGAGACAAAAGAGAAGTTCTCATGAACAAGTTTGTTCCTTGTCTGAAATACCAGACCGAGGGCTTCGGCGAATTGTTCTTTTTCCGATTCCAGAGCAATGAACTCTTTACTCAGTTCGGCTTGAATGATCTCCATGTTGGAGCGTGCCCGATAGGCAGGAGTTTTCATCAGCTGGGTCGAATTAAACTTTTTCTGATATACGTGTCTGTACAGTTGATGTAACGTCTGTTCAATGATGGAGCATAGTTCGATGACCAGTGAAGCATATCTTCGGTTTTTGCGTTTTCGGGTGAACTCACGTGTTTCTTCTTTGTCCAAAATACCGTATTTTTCATACAGCGTTGAATCAACGTTTTGCAAGATCTCCTGATATTCCTGTTCGAGTAGTGCGATTTCAAGTTTGGCTTGTTTTTTAACTTTTTTGAAGTCATCTTTGGTCAGCATACTTGTCCTCCCATGGAAACCGAGATGTGATCCTATCATTATCTCATATTGTCCGTCGTCGCGCCTCTAATTTCGGAACCTTTGGTTCAGAAGGGAAGTACTCATGTCCATTCAGACAGCAATTGTAACAGGGGCCAACTCAGGGATGGGTTTGGCAACCACCATTGAACTTGCAAAGCAAGGATATCACGTAATTATGGCATGCCGCAGTGAGAAGCGCGGACAGGATGCTCTTCAGGAGGCTGTGCGTCTGTCCGGCTCTTCTGCAATTGAATTGATGTTATGTGACCTGGGTTCACTCGAAAGTATACGCCAGTTTGCCCGCACATTCCGCGAGCGTCATGATCGGCTTGACGTTCTGGTGAATAATGCGGGAGTGGTGATGATCAAGCGAAAGGAAACTTCAGATGGGTTCGAACAGAGTATTGGCATTAACCATCTGGGTCATTTTCTGCTGACTTTGCTTTTGATCGAACCTCTAAAAGCTGCAACGCAGGGACGGGTTGTAAACGTGTCGTCAGGTGCATACAAGGCCGGCAAAATCCACTTCGAAGATCCACATCTGCACAAAGGTTATAATCCGATCAAAAGCTATGCCCAATCCAAATTGGCTAATGTGTTGTTCACTCGAGCACTGGCCCGTAAACTGTCAGGTACCTCGGTTACGGTGAATTGTCTACATCCTGGTGCGGTGGGCACGAGTATTGGTGTAGATCGCAATACCGGATTTGGCACACGCATTATGGCGTTTGTAGGCAAGCTTCCCTTTTTTCTGTCCCCTGAAGAAGGGGCGCGAACGGCTATTTATCTGGCTACAAGCCCAGATGTTGTCGGCATCACCGGGCGTTACTTCTATCAACAGAAAGAGCAGCAGCTGAAGGCGCATGCCGTTGATGATACTTCAGCTGAGCGTTTCTGGACGTGGAGCGAAGAACAGGTCGGGCTAAAGCCTGATGAGAAATTGTAATGCAACACAAGCTGATGATTGACCAATGAATCAGGTCGCATTAACTTTTATATTTTTGCCTTCACAGCTTGTTGAACCAGTTCAATAAAAGCTTCAATACGTTGAATGCCTTGATCTCCCTGACCGTATGCACGGACAGAGGCAGATGAGGCATTTTTCTCATTCTCACCAAGTACGAGCGAATAAGGTACTTTTTCCATCTGGGCTTCACGGATTTTGTATCCAAGTTTCTCGCTGCGCAGATCTGTTTCTACCCGAATGCCCGCAGCCCGGAGCTGGCTCTGGACTTGGAGCGCATAATCTGCGTAATGATCCGATACAGGCAGCAGCTTCACTTGCACAGGTGCGAGCCAAAGTGGGAAGGCTCCTGCATAGTGCTCAGTCAGGATACCGATGAAACGATCGATGGAACCATAGATGGCACGATGGATCACGACCGGACGGTGCTTCAGGCTATCCTCGCCAATGTAAGTGAGGTCGAACTTCTCCGGCATTTGAAAATCAAGCTGGATTGTTCCGCACTGCCAGCTGCGCTTCAGTGCATCAAGGATATGAAAGTCAATTTTCGGTCCATAAAAGGCACCGTCTCCTTCGTTAATGCGATACTCCACGCCCCGGCGATCCAGTACATTTTGCAATGCACGTTCCGCCTGATCCCACAGCTCTTCCGATCCCATGGAATCTTCCGGTCGAGTGGATAACTCAATCTTATATTCGAATCCAAAGATATCATACATACGGCCAATCAGTGAGATCGCCTGATTAATCTCGTCCTCGATCTGCTCTGGCATGACGTAGAGATGCGCATCATCCTGGCAGAATGTCCGCACACGCATCATGCCATTCAGGGCACCTGAGAATTCATGACGGTGAACTTGGCCGAATTCCATCATGCGAATTGGCAATTCGCGGTAGGAATGGAGTGTATTTTTGAAGATCAGCATGTGCCCGGGACAGTTCATTGGTTTCAGTGCAAACGTTGCATCGTCCACTTCCGAAAAGTACATATTGTCCTTGTAATGCTCCCAATGGCCGGATTGCTCCCACAGCCGGTTGTTCATCATGAGCGGAGTCCGTACTTCCTGATAGCCTTCCTGTAATTGCAGCTCACGCGAGAATTGCTCCAGTTCAGTACGAACAGTCATGCCTTTAGGCAGATAGAAGGGCATGCCGGGCGCTTCTTCGGAGAACATGAATAGTTCAAGCTCTTTACCGAGTTTGCGGTGATCCCGTTTTTTCGCTTCTTCGAGCATGTGCAGATGTTCATCCAGCTGGGCTTTGTTTGGGAAAGCAGTGCCGTAGATACGTTGCAGCATCTTATTATCCGAGTTACCCCGCCAGTACGCACCAGCCACATTCAGCAGCTTGAACGCTTTGATCCGTCCAGTGGATGGGAGATGGGGACCGCGACACAGATCGAAGAACTCTCCTTGATCATAGATCGAAAGCTCGGCGTCCTCCGGCAAATCCTGAATGAGTTCAAGCTTGTAGGGGTCCTGGATTGCTCCGAAGATGCTGAGGGCTTCCTCCCGGCTAACGACCCGCCGACTGATCTTATGATTCTCCTGAATGATTTTGTTCATTTCCCGCTCAATGGCAGCCAGATCACTGATGGACAAGGCATGTTCCAGATCAACATCGTAATAGAATCCATCCTCAATGACTGGGCCGATACCCAGTTTCACTTGTTCTGTACCGTAGATGCGTTTGAGCGCCTGTGCGAGCACATGTGCTGCGCTGTGACGGTAACGATACAGGCCTTCCGCACTGTCCAAAGTAACAATGACGAGTTCGCAATCTTGCTCAAGCACCCCATCGAGATCGATATTCTGACCATCTGCAATACCGCCGATCGCCTGTTTTCCAAGACTTGTGCTGATGGATGAGGCGACTGCACCCACAGTGATGCCTGCTTCGTAAGAACGAACATCTCCACCTTGCAGACGGACCTTAATGGATTGACTGGATGGTGGCAGATCATTGGCTTGATTGTTAATTTCGTTACCTGATTTGTTGCTTGCGGAGTTACTGTTTTCCTGTTTGCTCATGTGAACCACTCTCCATTTCATCAAATGAAAGCGCAAAAAACACCCGTCCCGGAAAAGGGACGAGTGCGCTTGGCTCGTGGTTCCACCCTAATTTGGTTATGGTGCACTCTGCTCTCGGCCAGCCGCCGTGAACAGGAAACATCATAACCCTCATTGGAATCCGCTATCGGGGATCAGGCGGTGAACTCTACTGGCAACAAGCCGAACATTCCAAGGGGAGTCCGAGATGCTGAGGTTCGAGTTCACGGCTGCAGAGGGGTAATTCCGGTCCGTTCGCTGAAGAAGGTTTCACCAATCCCTTCTCTCTCTGGGCAGCACGCAAACGAAATCTTGTCTCTGGTCATCGCCAAATATGTTAGATCAACTCATCAGATGATCCTGAAATGTGTTGTATTCAATATCAATATATGGGAACAGGTGTTATTGAGTGTCGATTATATAGACTGAAAATGGAAAGGTCAAGCGGAACATTTTAATTCGTTACGGACGGCCCATCCCATACTAAACGAATGATCGTTCCTTCACCAGGGGTGGACTGTACCTCAATATGTCCTTTCATCGCCTCAATCAACCCTTTGGTTACGGCCATGCCCAGCCCTGATCCAACGTCCGATGTACCTGTATCTGTACCGCGATAATATCGTTCAAATAACTTCCATACCGTCTCGGGGTCCATGCCTCGTCCATTATCGGCAAACTGAATACTGAATGCATCTGCGTGTTCACCAGAGTGCACACTGACCACGAGGATGGATTCGGGCGGATTATGAAGAAGGGCATTGGCGGTCAGGTTATCCACAATTCGTTCAAACGAAGGAATATGGACAAGTCCATACACAGGCACTTCGGAAGGTTGGAATATGATGCGACCTTCCCCATAAGCCGGGTTTCGTTCAGCGCGTTGGATCAGATCACGGAGTAACGTATTTACGTCAGTCTCTTCCACCACAGGTTGATATCCGCCACTGCGTAATCGATAGGTCATGGCAAGGTCATTGATAAGCCTGTCCATATACATGGATTTATCGAGCATAATGCCTGCAAATTCCCTGACTTCTTCCACGGTCCAGCTATATTTATCTGCTTCAAGCATATGGGCATACCCCTGGATGGAGGATAGAGGCGTCTTCAGATCGTGAGTTATGCCAGCGATCCATTCCTCCCGAAGTGAATCGGTCTGTTTCCGAAGTTCTTCATCTTGCTTCAACGTGTAGGATAGGGCCTGCATGGAGCGAAGCACTTCAGCATACACGTTGTATTTGCGCTTCCACTTACCGTTACGACGCTGACTGCGAGGCACTCCGAAGGCTCCGGTAGGTTCCTCGTAATGACCTCGCTCTAGACGCTGTAACCATTGGAGCATATGCAGCATGGGCGAGCCGAATCGGTTGGCATACCAGAAGGCAAGCAAGATAAGCAGAATGATGATGGACACGATCAATATAACCAATGCCGGTTCCAGAATAAAACGATAGGGATTTGAATTCCCTGTACCATTTGCCTCGCCAGGGATGCTTATCAACCAAGTGGTTCCATTCTTCTCATCGTACCATGTAGCAGTAGACTTGCCTGATCGACTTGGATAGCGAATCTGCAGTACCAACTCCTGAAGGGTGTATTCGCTTGGTACACCCACAGCTGGTTTGTTGAAGGAGGAGAGTTCTCGTCCTGACGCATCCAATACTTGAAGATAGGCATGAGCAGCAAGAAGGGCTTCCTGTCGGCCCGGTTGAAGAGTAAACTTCCCGTTGGTCAGAATGAGATCTGAACGAATATTATTGATGAGCGATTTGGCCGGGTTACTCTCACCATACAACAAAGTGAAATTCTTACCGTTCTTCTCCCGGATGAGTATGACAATCTGATAAGGGAAAGGTTTTTGATTTTCCCAGTATGCAATCAATTCCCCCGGTTTATAGTGAGTCGGAACATCGGCGGGTGCTTGATAATCATCAATGACGTTGCCTTGTTCATCCAGCACCTGGAGCCAGCCTTGATATTTATCCACTTGCTTTAACAATTTGGGGTCATATTTGATGGTATTGTCTGGCATGAATTCTGCTGTATTAATCAATTGATCCAGACCGTTAAGCGCAAAATCATCCACCAAATTCACTTCATTAACCTTTTGCACGACCCAGTAAGTGGCTACAGACCCAAGCAGGATGATTAGAATGACGGCTCCCGCGAGCATTCCGATAAACCGGGTCATTAATTTGCGACGAATACTCATGGGCGTGACACATGTTCCGGTTGAATGAGTTTGTAACCCAGACCTCGGACGTTAACGAGATACACTGGATTGGAAGGATCGGCTTCAATGCGTTCCCGAATGCGGTGAATATGGACCATCACGGTATTATCATCACTAATGGCTTCTGAGCCCCATACCCGCTCATATAGATCTGATTTGGTGAAAATGCGATTGGGATGCTTGCAGAAAAAGAGCAGCAGTTGAAATACAAGTGCCGGACAGGATACGGACTCTCCTTCAACTCGAAGTTCACCAGCCCATTCCAATACCTGAAACCGTCCAAAGTCGTACACGCCTTCCGGCATGCTGGAAGATGACGTATTTACGTTCGATGGGATGAGATCCGAGATCGCAGCTGTTTTTGTTGGCAAATAACGCTTTAGTAAGGATTTAATTCGAGCAACGACTTCCAGCGGATTGAAGGGTTTGGCTACATAATCGTCACCACCAACGGCGAATCCCGTTAATTTGTCATAATCGGTTGTTTTGGCTGTCAGAAACAGGATAGGCGCATCGGTGACCTGGCGTAGAAAAGGGCAGATTTCCAGTCCGCTTTTGCCGGGAAGCATGATGTCGAGCACGATACAATGGTACGTTTTATTGTTGCAGGCCTCAATGGCAGCTTCACCTGTTGTAACGGTATCAATATCGAGAAACTGTTCTTTGAGCAGAACGGTTTTGAGCATATGCAGAATAGCTTGTTCATCATCCACCAGCAGTATTGAGACGTTATCCATAGTTAGAAAATGACCTCCTGGTACTTCCGTTGTGTGTATTGATAATCATACCATCCTATGGGGATGTATAGCGTACATGCTATCTTAACGGAGTCTTAATTATGCAACCTAAGAAGACATGGTGAGTTTAACTACTGGTAAGTTGGGGTTAGACGAAGGATAAGACTCATTCTGTACACTTAACTGGAAAGTATAATGAATTAGCAGAAGGGATGTTGAAAATGAACAGGGAAGGTCATGTGAAAACAGAGCAACAGACACATCAGATCGTAAAGCATAGAAAGGGCTGGAAGGTCCTTGCAATAACCCTTGGAGCTTGCGTGATATTGTCTGCTTGCGGCAATGGCAACGCGATTACTTCCGACCAGGCGGAGCAGCAGTCATCCGAACAGGCGTCCAATCATGAAGCGAGCGAGAACACCAATCAGGAGCAGAACTCCACTTCAGAGGTGAGCGCAGTGGTTACACCGGACAATTTCATAGATACGTTGATGAACGGTTCAAAGGATGCAATCTATAGCCAGTTTTCCCCGGAATTGAAGGGAACGGTAACGCTTGAGCAGTTTAAAACGACCGCTGATCCTTTTCTGGAGGGTGTTGAATCGTGGGAGCAAGTGGTAGACGCCGAAATGAATCAATTAACCGAGGTTGCCTGGAAGGATCAGACAGGGACGAAAGGAATTCGCGCCTATTTTTCCGACGAAAATCTGATTGAGGGTCTGTCAATTCAACCGTTGGAAGCTCATGAAGACACAGATGACAAACTCACCAAAACCGAGTTCCAATTCCCGATGAAGGGGGAATGGTATGTATTCTGGGGAGGTCAAGATGTATTGTCGAATTATCATTATGAGCATGAAACCCAGCGCTATGCACTGGATATCGTTCGGACAAAAGAACAATCAAGTTATCATGGTGATGCTAAGGAAAATGAAAACTACCATGCTTTTGGTGAACCACTCTATGCTGCTGCGGATGGAACGGTCGTCGAAATCAAGAACGATATTCCGGACAATGTACCGGGTGTGATGAATCCGGAAGAGCCGGCGGGTAACTATGTAGTTATTGACCATGGCAACGGTGAATACAGCATCACAGCACATATCAAGAAAGGCAGTGTTTCGGTCAAAAAAGGAGATAAGCTCAAGCAGGGAGACCCTATCGGTGAGCTAGGTAATTCGGGTAACTCCAGTGAAGCCCATCTGCACTTCCAGGTATCGGACGGCCCCGATCTGTTCACATCTCGCTCGATGAACATTCGCTGGGCTGACCAGAGTCAGCAGTTAACTCGTGGCAATACCATTCAGGGACTTCCAGAGTAATTCTATATATAAGTTAAAGCATTGAATTTACACTTAACTACTACGCGGACAGAACCATCTTCCGATCGCTGTTATCCCCAGATTTTATTGATTCCCTTGTATAAAGGGGAAAATCCGGGGATAAAGGCGCACGCTGCGCTTCTTCTGATTAGTTCTGTCCTCTCCGTTGTCGTGTAAATATTTACTTAAAAATATAAAGATTTCTCTGTCAGAATGTAAGAGATGACGAAAACTTCTATTTTCCATTATAATATCCTCTATGATATAGAACGATCTGGATTAATGGAGGAGTATAGATGAAGCTGGAAGATGTGCAGATTGAATATGCGCGCCTGGAGGACTTGCCGAGGATTGTAGAGATTTATAATTCCACCATTGAAAGCCGTATGGTAACAGCGGATTTGGAATCGGTGACAGTGGAGCAACGTGTTCCGTGGTTCGAGGACCATTCACCGGATCATCGTCCTCTTTGGGTGATGAAGCAGGCAGGTCATGTGGTAGCTTGGGCAAGTCTCAGCTCGTTTTATGGACGCCCTGCGTATAATGGAACGGTGGAAGTCAGTGTATACGTGGATCAGCAATGCCGCGGAATTGGGGCTGGTGGACGTTTGCTTCAAACGGTATTTGCGGCTTGTCCTGCACTTGGAATTACGACCATTCTCGGATTTGTCTTCGGGCATAATGAACCGAGTCTGGGATTGTTGCGCAAGCATGGTTTTGAACAGTGGGGATATTATCCCGAAGTGGCCGTGCTGGATGGTGTGAACAGAGATTTGGCTATACTAGGCAAAAAAATATAAGTACCGTTCTTATTTCGTAACATAATTTATACGGAACATAAGAACACTGAAGATAACCTCCAACCTATTTTATAGGATTGGAGGTTTTTTTGTCGTACATATATTCTTCACTATGTGAAAGTGTAGCTAGTGCTTATACGCCAAGTTGATGCTTAATCTCTTGAATCTGTCCCAGATGGCGTTCCTCATGATAACTTGCGAAGTCAATCCATTGGGTAAGATCCATCTCACCGAATACGGGATGAGGAAAGGACTTGCTGCGCAGCAGATCAGGATCATGATCCAATGCAAAGTTATTTAACGCTTGGTGAGATTCGTCCAGATCGGTGCGTACGTCTTCGAGTGCTTCAGGCGCTGCTGGAGGTTGAAGATGGGGTGGTGCCTCGACGGAGCGGCTGCGGTCCAACGATAGTTCATATGGTTTTTTGTCCACAGACACCACCTGTTCCTTTTCGAGTGCAAGGCGGGCTTGTTTTCCAATTACATTTTCCATCAGATTCAGATGACGTAGTACTTGCATAATA of Paenibacillus sp. FSL R5-0517 contains these proteins:
- a CDS encoding MBL fold metallo-hydrolase, with the protein product MSHSTTSITVLHLQIPTPSGNSPIFPVMLRDEDGVTLVDTGMIGQFAELQSALEQEGVQLSDVKRVIITHQDIDHIGNLGALLDAIPDLEIWAHADEIPYLTGEKPLIKFTPERRALLPAPVLALADQLLLQLPEVNISRILTDGDLLQLQGGTQVIHTPGHTPGHICLYFGEQQFLLAADELRVVDDELVGPAPPATPDMPEALRSLKKLTDLKLDKVLCYHGGEYTNDPAQRIATLAESAE
- a CDS encoding SDR family oxidoreductase encodes the protein MSIQTAIVTGANSGMGLATTIELAKQGYHVIMACRSEKRGQDALQEAVRLSGSSAIELMLCDLGSLESIRQFARTFRERHDRLDVLVNNAGVVMIKRKETSDGFEQSIGINHLGHFLLTLLLIEPLKAATQGRVVNVSSGAYKAGKIHFEDPHLHKGYNPIKSYAQSKLANVLFTRALARKLSGTSVTVNCLHPGAVGTSIGVDRNTGFGTRIMAFVGKLPFFLSPEEGARTAIYLATSPDVVGITGRYFYQQKEQQLKAHAVDDTSAERFWTWSEEQVGLKPDEKL
- the thrS gene encoding threonine--tRNA ligase, which translates into the protein MSKQENSNSASNKSGNEINNQANDLPPSSQSIKVRLQGGDVRSYEAGITVGAVASSISTSLGKQAIGGIADGQNIDLDGVLEQDCELVIVTLDSAEGLYRYRHSAAHVLAQALKRIYGTEQVKLGIGPVIEDGFYYDVDLEHALSISDLAAIEREMNKIIQENHKISRRVVSREEALSIFGAIQDPYKLELIQDLPEDAELSIYDQGEFFDLCRGPHLPSTGRIKAFKLLNVAGAYWRGNSDNKMLQRIYGTAFPNKAQLDEHLHMLEEAKKRDHRKLGKELELFMFSEEAPGMPFYLPKGMTVRTELEQFSRELQLQEGYQEVRTPLMMNNRLWEQSGHWEHYKDNMYFSEVDDATFALKPMNCPGHMLIFKNTLHSYRELPIRMMEFGQVHRHEFSGALNGMMRVRTFCQDDAHLYVMPEQIEDEINQAISLIGRMYDIFGFEYKIELSTRPEDSMGSEELWDQAERALQNVLDRRGVEYRINEGDGAFYGPKIDFHILDALKRSWQCGTIQLDFQMPEKFDLTYIGEDSLKHRPVVIHRAIYGSIDRFIGILTEHYAGAFPLWLAPVQVKLLPVSDHYADYALQVQSQLRAAGIRVETDLRSEKLGYKIREAQMEKVPYSLVLGENEKNASSASVRAYGQGDQGIQRIEAFIELVQQAVKAKI
- a CDS encoding HAMP domain-containing sensor histidine kinase produces the protein MSIRRKLMTRFIGMLAGAVILIILLGSVATYWVVQKVNEVNLVDDFALNGLDQLINTAEFMPDNTIKYDPKLLKQVDKYQGWLQVLDEQGNVIDDYQAPADVPTHYKPGELIAYWENQKPFPYQIVILIREKNGKNFTLLYGESNPAKSLINNIRSDLILTNGKFTLQPGRQEALLAAHAYLQVLDASGRELSSFNKPAVGVPSEYTLQELVLQIRYPSRSGKSTATWYDEKNGTTWLISIPGEANGTGNSNPYRFILEPALVILIVSIIILLILLAFWYANRFGSPMLHMLQWLQRLERGHYEEPTGAFGVPRSQRRNGKWKRKYNVYAEVLRSMQALSYTLKQDEELRKQTDSLREEWIAGITHDLKTPLSSIQGYAHMLEADKYSWTVEEVREFAGIMLDKSMYMDRLINDLAMTYRLRSGGYQPVVEETDVNTLLRDLIQRAERNPAYGEGRIIFQPSEVPVYGLVHIPSFERIVDNLTANALLHNPPESILVVSVHSGEHADAFSIQFADNGRGMDPETVWKLFERYYRGTDTGTSDVGSGLGMAVTKGLIEAMKGHIEVQSTPGEGTIIRLVWDGPSVTN
- a CDS encoding response regulator transcription factor codes for the protein MDNVSILLVDDEQAILHMLKTVLLKEQFLDIDTVTTGEAAIEACNNKTYHCIVLDIMLPGKSGLEICPFLRQVTDAPILFLTAKTTDYDKLTGFAVGGDDYVAKPFNPLEVVARIKSLLKRYLPTKTAAISDLIPSNVNTSSSSMPEGVYDFGRFQVLEWAGELRVEGESVSCPALVFQLLLFFCKHPNRIFTKSDLYERVWGSEAISDDNTVMVHIHRIRERIEADPSNPVYLVNVRGLGYKLIQPEHVSRP
- a CDS encoding M23 family metallopeptidase, whose product is MNREGHVKTEQQTHQIVKHRKGWKVLAITLGACVILSACGNGNAITSDQAEQQSSEQASNHEASENTNQEQNSTSEVSAVVTPDNFIDTLMNGSKDAIYSQFSPELKGTVTLEQFKTTADPFLEGVESWEQVVDAEMNQLTEVAWKDQTGTKGIRAYFSDENLIEGLSIQPLEAHEDTDDKLTKTEFQFPMKGEWYVFWGGQDVLSNYHYEHETQRYALDIVRTKEQSSYHGDAKENENYHAFGEPLYAAADGTVVEIKNDIPDNVPGVMNPEEPAGNYVVIDHGNGEYSITAHIKKGSVSVKKGDKLKQGDPIGELGNSGNSSEAHLHFQVSDGPDLFTSRSMNIRWADQSQQLTRGNTIQGLPE
- a CDS encoding N-acetyltransferase family protein; translated protein: MKLEDVQIEYARLEDLPRIVEIYNSTIESRMVTADLESVTVEQRVPWFEDHSPDHRPLWVMKQAGHVVAWASLSSFYGRPAYNGTVEVSVYVDQQCRGIGAGGRLLQTVFAACPALGITTILGFVFGHNEPSLGLLRKHGFEQWGYYPEVAVLDGVNRDLAILGKKI
- a CDS encoding DinB family protein, with the translated sequence MFTRNDDIRSQIWEAVSGLEEEQLNRKPSPKQWSIMQVLRHLNLMENVIGKQARLALEKEQVVSVDKKPYELSLDRSRSVEAPPHLQPPAAPEALEDVRTDLDESHQALNNFALDHDPDLLRSKSFPHPVFGEMDLTQWIDFASYHEERHLGQIQEIKHQLGV